Proteins encoded together in one Prunus dulcis chromosome 3, ALMONDv2, whole genome shotgun sequence window:
- the LOC117622541 gene encoding glutamate decarboxylase 1-like, with the protein MVLSKIASESDVFVHSTFASRYVRTSFPRFKMAENSIPKEAAYQIINDELMLDGNPRLNLASFVTTWMEPECDKLMMASINKNYVDMDEYPVTTELQNRCVNIIAHLFNAPLGESESAVGVGTLGSSEAIMLAGLAFKRKWQNKRRAEGKPIDNPNIVTGANVQVCWEKFARYFEVELKEVKLREGYYVMDPEKAVEMVDENTICVAAILGSTLNGEFEDVKRLNDLLVEKNKETGWDTPIHVDAASGGFIAPFLYPELEWDFRLPLVKSINVSGHKYGLVYAGIGWVIWRNKEDLPEELIFHINYLGADQPTFTLNFSKGSSQVIAQYYQLIRLGFEGYRNVMENCRENMIVLKEGLEKTERFNIVSKDEGVPLVAFSLRDNHRHDEFEISDLLRRFGWIVPAYTMPPDAQHVTVLRVVIREDFSRTLAERLVNDIQKVLHELDTLPSKLSSNVKAADGEDGKPAETRALESKKSDLEKTREITTIWRKFVTARKQKMNVVC; encoded by the exons ATGGTTCTCTCAAAAATTGCATCGGAGTCGGATGTCTTCGTCCACTCAACCTTCGCTTCTCGATACGTTCGAACTTCTTTTCCCAG GTTCAAAATGGCCGAAAACTCGATCCCAAAGGAGGCAGCATACCAGATCATAAACGACGAGCTTATGTTGGACGGCAACCCGAGGCTGAATCTGGCGTCGTTCGTAACGACGTGGATGGAGCCTGAGTGCGACAAACTGATGATGGCCTCCATCAACAAGAACTACGTGGACATGGATGAATACCCCGTCACCACTGAGCTCCAG AATCGGTGCGTAAACATCATAGCTCATCTATTCAATGCCCCATTGGGGGAGTCAGAGTCAGCAGTTGGAGTGGGAACTCTGGGCTCTTCTGAAGCCATCATGTTGGCCGGCTTAGCTTTCAAGAGGAAATGGCAGAACAAGAGGAGAGCTGAGGGCAAGCCCATTGACAACCCCAACATTGTCACCGGAGCCAATGTCCAG GTGTGCTGGGAGAAATTTGCAAGGTACTTTGAGGTGGAGTTGAAGGAGGTGAAGTTGAGGGAAGGATACTATGTAATGGACCCTGAGAAAGCAGTGGAGATGGTTGATGAGAACACCATCTGCGTCGCTGCTATCCTTGGCTCCACTCTCAATGGAGAATTCGAAGATGTTAAGCGCCTGAATGATCTCTTGGTAGAGAAGAACAAGGAAACTGG ATGGGATACTCCAATCCATGTAGACGCAGCAAGTGGTGGGTTTATTGCACCATTTCTGTACCCAGAACTTGAATGGGACTTCCGTTTGCCCTTAGTGAAGAGCATCAATGTTAGTGGGCACAAGTACGGACTTGTGTATGCAGGAATTGGGTGGGTCATCTGGAGGAACAAAGAGGACTTGCCTGAGGAACTCATCTTCCATATCAACTATCTTGGAGCAGATCAACCTACCTTCACCCTCAACTTCTCTAAAG GATCCAGCCAAGTTATTGCTCAATATTATCAACTGATTCGCTTGGGTTTTGAG GGGTACAGGAATGTCATGGAAAACTGTCGTGAAAACATGATAGTACTAAAAGAAGGATTGGAGAAGACAGAGCGCTTCAACATAGTCTCTAAAGACGAAGGGGTACCATTAGTGGCCTTCTCTTTGAGGGACAACCACCGCCATGACGAGTTCGAAATCTCTGACTTGCTCCGCCGCTTCGGATGGATTGTCCCTGCCTACACCATGCCTCCAGATGCGCAACATGTCACAGTTTTGCGCGTCGTGATTAGAGAAGACTTCTCTCGCACTTTGGCGGAGCGCCTAGTGAATGATATCCAGAAAGTGTTGCATGAACTAGACACACTTCCATCTAAGCTTAGCTCTAATGTGAAGGCTGCCGATGGAGAGGATGGGAAACCTGCAGAGACGAGGGCACTTGAGAGTAAGAAGAGTGATTTGGAAAAGACAAGGGAGATCACAACAATTTGGAGGAAGTTTGTTACGGCCAGGAAGCAGAAGATGAATGTTGTTTGTTAG